gctattagccacatatatatacacacacacacacatatattggctactgtgtgaaagagttagactggaggggccactggcctgatccaacatggcttctcttctgttcttatgtgacacagagtgttggacaggatgggccattggcctgatccaacatggcttctcttatgttcttctgtgacacagagtgttggactggatgggccactggcctgatccaacatggcttctcttctgttcttatgtgacacagagtgttggacaggatgggccattggcctgatccaacatggcttctcttatgttcttctgtgacacagagtgttggactggatgggccactggcctgatccaacatggcttctcttctgttcttatgcgagacagagtgttggacaggatgggccattggcctgatccaacagggcttctcttatgttcttctgtgacacagagtgttggactggatgggccactggcctgatccaacatggcttctcttctgttcttatgcgagacagagtgttggacaggatgggccattggcctgatccaacagggcttctcttatgttcttatgtgacacagagtgttggactggaggggccactggcctgatccaacatggcttctcttatgttcttatgtgacacagagtgttggactggaggggccactggcctgatccaacatggcttctcttctgttcttatgtgagacagagtgttggacaggatgggccattggcctgatccaacatggcttctcttatgttcttatgtgacacagagtgttggactggaggggccactggcctgatccaacagggcttctcttctgttcttatgtgacacagagtgttggactggaggggcctttggcctgatccaacagggcttttcttatgttcttatgtgacacggagtgttggactggaggggccattggcctgatccaacatggcttctcttatgttcttatgtgacacagagtgttgggctggatgggccactggcctgaaccaacagggcttctcttctgttcttatgtgacacagagtgtaggactggatgggcctttggcctgatccaacatggcttctcttatgttcttatgtgacacagagtgatggactggatgggccgctggcctgatccaacagggcttctcttatgttcttatgtgacacagagtgatggaatggatgggccactggcctcatccaacatggcttctcttatgcgacacagagtgttggactgaatgggccattggcctgatccaacatggcttctcttatgttcaaaataTTTGCACCATTCCAACCATACAAAAAGAAGCACAAACTTCTGGGATAAATTTAAACACAACAAAACTCAATCTTTAAACCTTTTAAACAACCAAATACCTTTGTATTTTCAAACAGTGCAGTTTTAGGCCTGGTTTAAACTATGGCTGGGCTGGGGCCTCTATGGGAGGCGGCTCATGAACAGCGTCTCACTTACACGGTGTTGCTCTCCAAGCACATCAGCTGCATCTATGCAAACTTTTGCAGGAGAAAGCTTTTGCCTTGCATTTAAATCAAGACTTACCTGGATCCACGAGGGTCATTGGGGGTTGCAGGTGGAGGGGAGGCGGAGGGGGGCCATCTCTCTGGGAAACAGGCAACCCCAAACCTCCTGCCTCGTcgtccttctccccccccttctcccataACCCCCTGGGACAGGAAGATGAAGAAAAGGCTGGAGGAGGCTTACCTGGGGCCAAGCCGTTGGTTTGGAAAGGGTTCGTCGAAGGCAGCGTGGGCTGGGAAATAGCAGATGTCGCAAAAGGGTTGGTGCATGCTGCAAGTGAAAAGAGAGCGGTAGCAGAGGGGGCAAGCAGGCCAGCTGCCCCTTTGGGGGAAAGATACGGAAGAACTTACCCCCATAGGCAGCGGCTGGGCTGGGCGGAGGCAAAAGCGGTGACTGGCTCAGGGCACCAAAGACACtggcaaaagaagagatgggCTCAGCACAAAGAGCGGCAGCCACTCCCTTGGCTCTCTCCCATCAGGGTGCAGGGGGGTCCTGAGGCCCCTcatccaaacccccccccccccgactacaCCACAGAGGCCGGCCAGCCAGCCTCTGCCATCTGGATAGGCAAAGATCTGAGctcctgcaaaaaagcccccatgggaCAGCTGACTCTGAGGGACTCGGACAAGACCATCCGCCTGCAGCACAGGGGGGCAATCTGCTGAGACAGACCCTTACCGAGAGGAAACACAATACCTGCTTGGGACTCCGCCCACTCTGAAAGCCCCACCCATTTCTGGAATGCTCactcctggctggctggctggcgaaGCGGGGAATCCGCCCATGTGGGTGCCACCTGGAACAGGGAGGAAGAGCACGATGAAGCGGGATGCCTGGAAGGCTAGGTCGCTTCTGGACCAAAAGGGATGGAGGAAGGGGAATGTCCGCCACCGCCCTGTACTGAGAACAAAGCAATCCTGACCTAGAAGGCAAGAAGTCCAAGGACTCAGTCTTCATGGGTTCCCCACACACAATCTCCAAGcctgcctctcccccgcccccgccaTTAAGGAATCCTGGTTTTTCCCACCCCAGAGGGCCAGTCCCCTGTCCAAAGGCGCCCAAGCTGCCCACCACCTGCAAGCAGCCGAAGCATTACCTGCTGCGATTGGCTGGCTCTGGAAAGGGCTCGGACTGGAGGGCAACGGGTCCCCAAAGGCAGACACTGCGGGATTTCCCCCAAAGGCATCAAAACTGGTGAAAGTGGCGTGGGCTGGCACCTGACCTGGGAGAGCAACAGGGGAAGGCAGAGCTgcgacatctgaagctgccttctactgagtcagacccccctcagtccatcaaagtcagtcctgtctactcagactggcagcagctctccggggtctcaagctgaggattttcacgcctacttgcctggacccttttgagttggagatgctggggattgaacctgggaccttctgcttcccaagcagatgctctaccactgaggtggCACAAGACCCCATCTCCCCTCCAGCTGTGGAAGGTCTCTCTAGCTGAGAACAACATTCTCCCAGGAATGCCGCTTAGGGAAGAATGCGATTGCCACACAAGACCTCACTTCTTCAGCCTGAGTTCGCACGCACACACTCTCCCACACGGCAGGATTTCACTCACCACCAAAGGCAGGGAAGGCGGTAAAGGCCGGTCCAGACTGAGGGGCAGCAAAGGGGTCGCCCCCAATGTCGGCCAGAAGGTCCATGCTGGCTTTCTTGGCTGGCTGAGGGCCTTGCAGCTGGGACTTGTCCACAGACTGGAAGACAAAAGCTCATCAACCCGAAGGCCACAAATCCCCTCCCCACCAGTTagccttcttcccctccccacccacactGGGGGACAGACCCTGGCAGGCGTCCGGGCCGCCGCCTAAAAGGAAACTGCCTTAAGAGCACGTTCAGATCAGCAAACAGGCAGCCCCAGCACAGAAGTAAGGATCCCAATGAAGGGATGGCCATGCGTGGTTTTTGTGCCAGCTGAGAGAACAGCGAGGCCAAAGTTCACCATCTCCTGCCCCTCTCGGAAGAGGCCAGCTGCTCTCTTGCCAGGGACCTGGAGCTCATCTCCACAtccacaccaggggtgtggcaagCTGCTGCAAGTGACTTGGCCTCCTCTCTGGACCTGCACCCGGGGAGCCTTCATTATCAGGCGAGGGGGGAGGAGCACTGGCAAGCACAGCAAGAGGCCATAAGAGCAGAAGCGGGATGAAGCCACGTTACTAAAAAGTTACTCATGGGATGCTTCtgtttctttctggtggttccaaacTTCTACTCTCCTAAGGCGTTAGTCCCTGAATGTCCTGTATTGTTGATTGTGCTGACTCACTCTGTGGAATCTGCCTTCAGTCCACGTGAGACAGGCAGGCGATCAaccatgtaaataaataaatatcccccATCAGAGAGGCAGCCCCAGGGTGAGGCAGGCAGTGGGCACCATGCAAAGAACTCAGGACTCCGcaacggggaggggaggggaggggatgacCCCAGTGGGCCAAAAGGCTAACAGGCTCAGGAAGGGGCCTTGAAGGCAATGCATCTCCTGGCCAcacgcaacccccccccccttcacttgtTCACAGCTGACATAAACTGGACTGGAGGACCGTTGCAGCAGGAAGATCCTACTCATCTCTCCATTCAAGAGTTATGTGCAGCAGTTCCAACCTGGGCAGCCTTCACCGCTGTAGCCACTGGCCCCGAGTCCCCCAGCAGTGTcttgacctctgtggtggagctCTGGGTAGCCAGAGAAGTTAAGCTTTTGCCTTGCTCCGGTGTGACATACCTGCAGACAAAGCCAGAAGGGAGGATCAGTCACCCAGCATGGCCTCCCAGAGCCacctttcctcccctcttccccgtAAGCCTTGTTCTATTTGACTATGCCTTTCGCAAATCCTTGTGAACATTTTGGCACAAGAACAAGTTAGGAAAGAGAAACCAATGACTCCGACATGCAACACTCTGTGCACCAGTTAATCTTCCGGGGCAGAAATAAGAGCTCATTGCAGTGAGAGGGGCCTTCCCCAGACccgcttctcccttgcctcacCATCGCTTTTTCTCATATTTCTCCTGCAGAAACTCCTTCAACTTCTGAGGGTCCTGGGAATCCGGAAGCAGAGAGGTCCGCGAGTCAAAAGAGCCCAGCCAGATCCTTTGGCATGCCTGGCAGGGGCA
The sequence above is a segment of the Heteronotia binoei isolate CCM8104 ecotype False Entrance Well chromosome 15, APGP_CSIRO_Hbin_v1, whole genome shotgun sequence genome. Coding sequences within it:
- the AGFG2 gene encoding arf-GAP domain and FG repeat-containing protein 2, with amino-acid sequence MRGGRPPAHAQSRRAPEGRRLALMAAAGSGSRKPGSPRDSESEVWARRVRELVASEPANRLCFECGQRGVTYVDITIGSFVCTGCSGALRGLNPPHRVKSISMTTFTESEVQFLQSRGNQACQRIWLGSFDSRTSLLPDSQDPQKLKEFLQEKYEKKRWYVTPEQGKSLTSLATQSSTTEVKTLLGDSGPVATAVKAAQSVDKSQLQGPQPAKKASMDLLADIGGDPFAAPQSGPAFTAFPAFGGQVPAHATFTSFDAFGGNPAVSAFGDPLPSSPSPFQSQPIAAGGTHMGGFPASPASQPGVSIPEMGGAFRVGGVPSSVFGALSQSPLLPPPSPAAAYGACTNPFATSAISQPTLPSTNPFQTNGLAPGTFVVGSPGGFSASPLSGLFASPLQQQQQQFHPQALVGHQHNGGSPFGGFPITKVGQPVGISTNPFVTPMTTAPPVPFALGKQPPTNPFL